The region ATATGCGCTTCGACGTGCCGGTGGTGGGGGTGCCAACGATTGCGGCGATGAAGGATGCGGGGGCGACTTGCCTGTGCGTGGAGGCGGGTAGGACGTTGCTGTTCGACCGCGCGGCCATGGTGGCGGCTGCGGATGCGGCAGGGATCGCCTTGGTGGGCCGGGAGTAATGCGGCTGGCGTAGAATTGCGTTGTCCTCAGTCATGCAGGCAAAGGCGACCGGAGAGTCCAAAGCGCTTGCGTGTTCGTACATGGGACAGGGCTATGAGCAAGGCCAAGATCTAACAGGAGAGTGCGATGCGTAAGTTGGTATTGAGTTTGGTGGTTGCCGGTGGAGTCGCTGCCGGTCTGTGCGGGATGAAGGCTTATGGGTTTGGCGGAGTGGATTCGCCGCTGCAGCCTGGTGCTACGGCGCCTAACTTCTCGCTGCCTTCGCAGACGGACTCGATGGTGAGCCTGAAGGACTACAAGGGCAAGTACGTGGTGCTGTACTTCTACCCGAAGGATCAGACGACGGGCTGCACGATCGAGGCGCATAACTTTGAGCGCGATACGGCGAAGTATGCGGCGCTGAACGCTGTCGTGCTGGGTGTGAGCCTGGATACGGTGGAGAGCCACAAGACGTTCTGCTCCAAGGACGGGCTGAACTTCAAGCTGCTGGCGGACCCGGAGCACAAGGTGATCGACGCATACGGCGTGCCGGTGGCGACGATGGGCACGAACCAGTATGCCAAGCGCGATACGTTCCTCATCGGACCGGACGGCAAGGTGCTGAAGTTCTGGGAGGTCAAGGCGATCCAGGGACACAGCGACGAGGTTCTTGCCGCGATCCAGGACGCGAAGAAGTAGTTTTATCGGAAACGATACAGGCAGACGCAGAAAGGCCCGGACTCTCTCAGAGAGACCGGGCCTTTTTGCTTGCCTTGACTACGTTTTACAGCGGGTGAATGTTACTTCGCGGCCTTCTTGGCTACGGTCTTCTTGGCTGCTGCCTTCTTGGCGACAGTCTTCTTGGCCGGTGCCTTCTTGGCTACGGTCTTCTTGGCCGGTGCTGCTACCTTCTTGGCTACAGCCTTCTTTGCTACGGCCTTCTTCGCGACAGCCTTCTTCGCTACGGTCTTCTTTGCTGCTACTTTCTTGGTTGCCAAGGTGATACCTCTCGTGATGGATTTTTTGCTGCTGGTGCTCTTGTTGCCGGCAACCTTTTTAGTTGCTGCCTTGCTGCCGCGTAAAGCACTCAACTTCTTCGCGGCAGATGCTGTGAGCGAGGAGGAAGCGCCCTTTTTAGCTGGCGTCTTCTTTGCCGGTGCCTTCTTTGCGGGCACGGTCTTCTTCGCTGGAATCTTTTTGGCTGGGATCTTCTTAGCAGGGATCTTCTTTGCCGGAACTTTCTTTGCCGGGATCTTCTTTGCGGGGGCTTTCTTTGCTGGCATCTTTTTTGCAGGTACTTTCTTGGCCGGAGCGGCCTTTGTGGCTACCGCTTTCTTGGCGGGTGAAGCGGCCTTCTTAGCGACCGTCTTTTTGGCTGGGGTGGACTTCTTTGCAGGAACCGTTTTCTTTGCAGGAACAGACTTCTTTGCCGGAACCGTTTTCTTGGCCGGAGCCGACTTCTTCGCTGGTGCAGATTTCTTGGCTGGAGCCGTCTTCTTTGCGGGCTGACGTTTGAGGTTCGACAGAACAGCGCTGAGCGGTACCTCCGCCTCATTCGCTTTGGGGAGCTTGGACTCCTGCGAGGGTGGATCGTATGGGGCTACCGGGGTGCTGGCCTTGCCGCGGATCACTGCATCTTCCGAGTGAGTGTTGTGGCGGGAGTGCGGAGTGTCGTCCTCGTCTTCGTCCAGTCCAGCCTCATCCTCTTCTTCGTCTTCAGCCGCGTCCTCGTCGTCGAGATCGTCTTCATCCTCTTCGTCGTCGTCCTCGTCGAGATCGATGTCGGCGGCTACGACGCTATTGCTGGTGAGGTCGTCATCGTCGGAGTTGACGGAGACCTCTTCTTCTTCCTCGTCATCCTCATCGTCGTTGATGTCATCGTCCTCATCTTCGATTGCGCTCTTGGCGGATGGGGTAAGGTCTTCGTCGTGGCCGGCTGCGTGCTGCTTGAGTACGTCTTCGATTTCGGTGTTGTGCTTCATCGTCATAATCCCCTGGTCAGTCTGCTCTACTCTTCACCCAACAAACAACAAACGGAAGACGTCGAACTCAGCTTCATCCGCCTGCAAACTATATGATGCCGCGGCACGAATGATAGCAACAGGATGCATCCATGCGCCAACGAAGGCAAGTGTTCTTTTTATAAGAGAAGCTCATCGGCCAGCCTTATGTTTCCCCTTTGCGGATTTGGGAGCGGCCGCGGCGTGAGAAGCATGACCTGAAGAGTGAGATGCGGAATGCGAAGAAGCCTTTGCGGAGGCTGCATGACCACCGCGCGATGAGGCTTTGCCACTGGATGCGCGTCCGCCGCGTCCTCTGCCCTTGCTGCCGCCTCTGCCACCACGTCCACGTCCGCGTGAGCGTCCTGAAGAGCCGAGACGGATGGGCTCCGCGACATAAATCGTGCGGCCCGCGCGAGCGCCTGAGCTGGCGATGTTGTTCCAGCTCCTCAGCTCTTCCACCGAGACGTTGAACTGGTCGGCCACTGTGACGAGCGTGTCTCCAC is a window of Granulicella tundricola MP5ACTX9 DNA encoding:
- a CDS encoding peroxiredoxin, with protein sequence MRKLVLSLVVAGGVAAGLCGMKAYGFGGVDSPLQPGATAPNFSLPSQTDSMVSLKDYKGKYVVLYFYPKDQTTGCTIEAHNFERDTAKYAALNAVVLGVSLDTVESHKTFCSKDGLNFKLLADPEHKVIDAYGVPVATMGTNQYAKRDTFLIGPDGKVLKFWEVKAIQGHSDEVLAAIQDAKK